The DNA region cctgctcaaggggaggttctgcggtgcagcctgctgctgtgcaggagagctcaaggggctctgggctgccccctatttatggggggggggggagacgattgactcatagtcatatttgcatgctagatgggtcttagctGGCTCaagctcaattagcccctgcctacgtgctgtttacagggaggtcaggttgagggggagagagcacatcagcaggggaaggagcacaccatcacagcagGACTACGATAAGAGGTCAAAACTGCAGTTATGGAAATTCACCGTAGACActgcagaaaaattaaaacaaggagGCTCGTAAAGCCCTAGGAGGGAGGTGGTGGTTGTTTCCAGTGctggaaattaaatgaaataaaacagcttAGAAAAGTGTTTGCCCAGTGTATTACAGGTATTGCTGCTTTTGAGGCGCAGGTGGATTTGGCACCTTTTTTGGTCCTTCCACCCTGGTTTTGGTGAGTCAATGCTTCAGATATCTTTAGTTCTTCAGGCAAGTCCAGATGAAGTATTTTCAGGGGAGCTACCAGCAGTCTAAAAGCATATTGGCACATCCTTTTCTCCAGCTAAACTTCTGGCCCTTCTGTGCTGCATCGTGTAATTGCCTAAGTTTCACAACTTCTGTATTATACTGACAGTGGTCTAACCAGAGAAGCACTGCTCCGCTCTCATGTGAAAGCAAAAGTGAACAGGATCTCTCATAAGAGCATTTCATGTGCTTTGGGTTCTTCATAAGGGAAAACATATCTAATTTTAGTTTAAATGGATGTTAATTTGACATGTGGATTTGAATAACTGAGTTAAATTCTTGACTTTTTTGACATTGAGATACATTAAATGACAAGTACCTTTTGAATATTGTTATTTTCTGAAAGGTTCTTTCTCTCCACAGTACCTAATGATAAAGCTCGAATGCAGGGCATGCTCCTGTCTTTGCAGGAAGTTGGACCGAATGGTCTAATAGGTCATTTCCATCTCTAGGTTACGTGGTAATAATAGAATAATAATAACAAAGGTCGCAAAACATTCCTACCTTGACTGAATCAGCTGGCTTTTTTATGGGCTGGTTATTCATTGAACAATAAATATTCATGGATTTTTCAGGAAAGATACAGTGTATAATTTGTTTTGAGCACAATTAAAGAGGACAGCCAGCTTTATCCTCCAGCAGCTCACAGAGGGCTGAGCTTGCATGATGGATTTGAGTGACAGCCTAAACATGCCTGACAGTTGCAGAAGTCATCAGAGCCTTCAGCAGCAACTGTAAAGGCTTCTTACACTGTGTCTGTCATGCCAGAGAAAAATTCAATGTCCAATTTGACTGAGATTAATACTTTTCACAGTTGCTCTTGTCCCCCACTGTCATGGATATACAGAGGGTCAAATGTAACTTCAACTCTAAATCAGCCCTTACAGCTCTGCCTTTGAGAATGTGAAACATGTGAGTTTAGTTCCTCCTTGAAAAAAACAGagtatcagaaaggaaaggcAAGAAAACAGCAATCTCTGTGCCACAGATGCTTTTCTCAGCAGAAGGCATTGGGTCTGTGCTCACATCACATAAAATATTGCCAGATATTGGCCACATGCTGCATTGCAGAGTGATTTTTCTAGGATTTTTCTGTAAGAAGCTCTGTAAGAGATTTTCTGTACACTGCAGGAGTGGGGAGTCACCTGCAGGAAAAGCTCAGCAGGCAAATAATAACCCaaataaaatccaaaataatCATTGTCTGTGTCCTCTCCTCCTGCttttgcacacacatacatacgctCACTGCTAAATTTATTTCCcccttgctggggggggggggggaatcactcACTGCCACCTTTCCCTCCAGCTTGCATCTTGTCTTCACGCTGTTGCCTTCTTCAGTCCCTCCCACTTCTCTGCACATCCTCTGCCCATGTCGGAGAGGCTGAGTCCAAAACTGCTTTCAGCTAGATCACTGCAGTGTGGGGTAAACCCGGGCCGGTAAATGCTGCCACCATGCTTCTGAGGGCAGTGATATCCATGGGGATTGAAACTCTGATATGATAAAACAGAAAGGTTTTTCTCATGTAGGAGTCTTAGTGGCGACTCTTAAATATGGGGGATTGGAAGGTTGTCATTGATTAGTGCCATATCCTGAAAACATGAGCACAGTCACCTTAAAGCAAATAGCATAAACAAAAACCCTACTGTGATTTACTCCATAgggtttttaatgattttttttggaaTGAGAAATGCTGTTTCAGAGAACTGGTAGAAGCACAGCACAAGTTAAATAAAGTAGCCACATCAGTATATGTGGGTTTCTGAGCCCAGCAGAATCATTTgtgctttcctgctttctctctggcTATGCTTTTCCTCTGCAGCCAGCGGGGCTGTGACTCTCAGCCACAGCGACAGCCAGAAGCAGTCGTTCTTCTCTCTCGGGACCAAAGGTCCCCTCCCAGATAAATATTTCATCTTCCTGGAGGGTTTTTTCGTCTTCTTGGAGGGCTTCCTCATCCTTCCAAAAAGCTCTCTCCTCTTCCAGGAGAGCTTTTTCATCTGCCCACAGGGCTATCTCTTCCACCCATAGGACTCTGTCCTCATCCAGAAGGACCCTGTCTTCCTCCCAGAGGAGCTGATCCTCTTTCCGGAAATCCTCATCCTTCTTCCAGAAAGCATTGTATTCCTTCCAGAAGTCATGATACTCCCTCCAGAAGGCTTTTGCTTCCTCCTGAAAATCCTTTTCTTCCTCACGAAAGGCAGTTTCCTCCTCCCAGATGGGTTTTTCCTCCTCCCAGAAGGCTTGGATGGCCATCCtgaaagctctgatttttttcccgAAAGGCCTTGATCTTCTCCCGAAAGCTCTTCATTGTCTCCCGAAAACTCTGAATCTCCTCCCGGAATGCTTTCTCAGCTCACAGCTTCTTGATGAGCTTCTGCTGACGGGAATTGAAATAGGGAGAGCAGGACATCAAGTTGCAATGGCAGCTCTTGCTCATGGACTCACCCACGTGCTTGTCACTGATGGAGGGGGCCGAGACCAAGCACAGCCCAGCACGTCTCACCCTGTGGCCCAACAGAGAGAAGTGTGACAGGTGTCAATgatgatgctgcaaaaacctaTGTCATAACTGGCTTAAAATGTGTTCTACCATGAATAAGGACATTTACCAAGAGCAAAAAGAAATCCTTGCCCAGGACTTAGGCAGCACAAATTGCTGTAGTATCTGAACGTGAATCTGGGCTGCGCAATAGAAAGGCCAGGATTTCTCTAAGTCTTTTTCCAAAGTGAGTCCAGGTACCTCTGGTTGTGAGCGGGGTGCGGAGTTGCGCCACGATCAGCCTgtggccctgccctgctcccccagcccacCTTGTTCAGCGTGCTCTGTGCTGAGGGACAGATGTGTCTGCCTGTAGCCTCCGATACTCAAGTCACTCTCGTCTCCTTGACTCTTGCTacgtctcttgtcctttcacagCGTTTCAGGTAAATGTCCCCAAAATTACTGTTTCCAGAATCACGAGAAACTTAAGCAATGGAAACAATAATCTAGTTTTCTGTTTACTAATTTGCCTAATAATTCTACAGCTAGGATTAAAGCTGATTACTTATTTATACTGTTTCCTTGTATTTATTATGACTTATTGTACAATGCCTCCAGCTCCATAGCAGGGAGCAGGTTGCTTTATAAATAAAATCCCTTGCTTATTAAGATGTTATGAACCTGTCTATCCCTTGCTTTGGGGCAGCAGAGGCAATGCAGATGATAATTGCAATATGTGCCTGCTCTCAGTGATGACTGAGAAGGCAGGGAGAGTGCCATGCCTCTGTAACAGTTCAAGGGCATGGTGACAGGTTGGATGGACAGCCCAAGCTGCTCTGGTGGTAAATAGCAGTGGGCGCTGGAAGACCTGGCCACAAAAGTCCTCCCACACAGCCCTTGGAGCTCTTCTCCCACTGGGGACAGCCAGTGGGTGACACTGTGCTTGTGTCGTAgacctcctccctcctcatcccaggcttctcctctcctcccaaaGCTGAGCTCGGCCGCCAGCCGGGACATGCACCATCTTCTCCCCTGGCATTTCAGGTGTGGCCAAGGCGTCTTTTAGTGAGGTCTGGCCAGTTCCTGCTGCTCACCTCCTCTGCAATTACCTCACAGGCCTGAGGGTGGATGGCTCCATCACAGCGACTGGGATGAGCTATCTCAGGGGCAAACAGAGGGGGGACCTACCAGGGGCCCTCAGTGAACACAGGAGAATttgggttctgctggtttctcCTAATGCTGCTTCTAGGCTCCTAAACCCACCTCCAGTGGCAGGAGGTGCCCTGAGAGgtcagggagaaggaggagatcAGAGATGTTCAGCTTCACTCTCAAGGAGCTCCTGGGCCCACCAATTTGTCGCCAGTCTGTGTGAGGTTCCCAGCAAGATCTGGTGTGCCCACCGAGCTGGGCTGCCTGAACTGGAGTGTTAGTGATACCACACCACATGCCTAGAACACAGGGAAAATTAGGAGTAAATGTATCAAAAAATAATTGCCCAGAGCATGTTATTACTTGAGTTGCAGAGCAGCCGCTGAAACAACAGCCATTTCTTCTCAGCCAAAGGGGGGTTTGACAATGGCTCTACTGTCCCTACACTTTCTGTGGGTCTCCTGGGTAGGCAGTTCCCCTTTGTTCACAGCAAAAATATCAGTAAATAGGACCTGCTGCATTTCTGCTCCCTGGGACTGCTGCTGGCAGCCGTTAGGATAACAGCAGCTCAGTTCCAGCCATCACTGGCAGCACCAGCAACAGGCTCACAGCCCACTAACAACTGCAAATACACAGTCTCTTCTTTAAAACAGAGGTAGTGTTGCTTTTACTTAGCTCATTTTGTCGTGCTCATTGGCACAGAACATGATACCACTAGTATTTTAGGTCAGGTTATGCACATACCCCACATCCCATTGCATTTCATAGGCTCCGGCACAGCCCTGCCGAAGCTCAACACTTCCAGCGCTTCAGCGGGTAGGAAGTCACACAGGCTTTCACTTGCTGTAGTTTTACTCTTAGCAACACAATGAGGATGAGGCAGATTTAGGGTGACAATTTGTGCGTTGATGATTGTATGTTAGGATATCTTCCCCAAACCAGCCAGAGGGCCACGTTTAGTGGAGGACATAACTGGTTA from Apteryx mantelli isolate bAptMan1 chromosome 1, bAptMan1.hap1, whole genome shotgun sequence includes:
- the CCDC70 gene encoding LOW QUALITY PROTEIN: coiled-coil domain-containing protein 70 (The sequence of the model RefSeq protein was modified relative to this genomic sequence to represent the inferred CDS: deleted 1 base in 1 codon; substituted 1 base at 1 genomic stop codon) is translated as MSKSCHCNLMSCSPYFNSRQQKLIKKLXAEKAFREEIQSFRETMKSFREKIKAFREKIRAFRMAIQAFWEEEKPIWEEETAFREEEKDFQEEAKAFWREYHDFWKEYNAFWKKDEDFRKEDQLLWEEDRVLLDEDRVLWVEEIALWADEKALLEEERAFWKDEEALQEDEKTLQEDEIFIWEGTFGPEREERLLLAVAVAESHSPAGCRGKA